The DNA region acttgACGAATACATTGTAATCGAGTAAAAGTAGTGGAAGTACAACTTATGTGTAATTTTTGTTCGCTTCTTACAGAACCATGACGACACGGAGAACGTTCTGCGCGTCGTTCGCGAGTTTATCACGCTGTGCAACGGCGAACAGGTCCGCTTCGCCACCCAACCATGTAAGAGGCTTTTTTCAAATCGATTTCACATTCGCCGCTAACAGCAACTGCTTCTCTATTTTAAGACTTTGAGCTCTGCCACCAGTTCACGTCGGCACTGGTCAAGAACAAACAGTACACGATCCAGGGCATCCAGGTGCTGGCGCTGGCGGTCGAGAAGATCCGGATGTTCGACACCCAGCTGACGCCCGTCCACGCGGACCTGTGCCAGCTGTGTTTGTGCGCGAAAGTGTTCAGCCCGGCGTTGCGCTTCCTGGACACGGACGTGACGGCGATCGCCAACACTGAGGACAGCAACCACGACACCAAGTACTTTCTGCTGTACTATTACTACGGGGGGATGCTGTACACGGCGGTCAAGAACTACGAACGGGCGCTGTACTTCTTCGAGGTGGCCGTCTCGACGCCGGCCCTGGCCATGTCGCACATAATGCTCGAGTCGTACAAAAGTACATCCTGGTGTCGCTGATACTGCACGGGAAGGTCGTCCCGATACCGAAGTACTCGTCCCAGGTCATCTCGCGGTTCATGAAGCCTCTGAGTCACGCGTACCACGACCTGTCCAGCGCGTACAACAGCTCCAACAGCGACGAGGTGCGGAACGTCGTCAACAAGTACCGGGACTCGTTCCTGCGGGACACCAACATGGGCCTGGTGAAGCAGGTCGTGTCGTCGCTGTACAAGAAGAACATCCAACGTCTGACGAAGACCTTCCTGACGCTGTCGCTGGCGGATGTGGCGAGCAGGGTGCAACTGTCCGGACCGGCCGAAGCCGAGCGGTACATCCTGAACATGGTGAGTCTCTCGGGTTTGTTGAAAAGTTTCAATGGTAACGCTTTCGCTCTGCTATTAGATCAAATCGGGCGAGATCTTCGCGTCGATCAACCAAAAGGACGGCATGGTGGTGTTCAAGGACGACCCGGAAAAGTACGACAGCCCCGTCATGTTCCACAAGGTGCAGCAGGAGATCACGCGCGTGATGGGCCTGAACAAGCAGATTCTCAAGATGGAGGAGGACATCATGCTCAACCCGGTGGTGAGTTCTGGCGGGCATTCCCAGTAACCGTGAAGCGTTGATATTAATTGATAATCGTCCCTCTTGCAGTACGTCAAAAAGTCGATGGGAAATCAGGAGGATGACGTGATCGGTGGCCAGCACTCAAAGTCCTACTCTGGGTAAGCTCTCAAGCTCAACAACTTGTTAAGAGTAAAAGCTCAACTCTCTCGTTCTAGGGATCCCACCGAATAATGCAGCCATCGGGTGGACTCGACCCAAACGACTGACACTGGAAGCTAGCAgaaacagcaacagcagcagcagtagaatAGAAgtgaaatccaaacttttctcTCCGAACGGCTGTTACAacaaacactcacacacaaagTTACAGTTTAAAGATGACATGTAAAacacgacaaaaaaaaagatcgtcGTCGATTACTCCCACACAACATAATTCACACGCAATCGAACAATAGAAATAAATACACTGAAACGCATTCAAGTACAGCTTTCACTAGCGAGTAAAACAAGCTTTGATGCAATTACAGCGCGCGAAGAAACAAAGAAAAgagtgaatttaaaaattcagtgGAAGGAAAACATACCCAAGTGATGATCAATAGGCGCGTTACAAATGTGCTTGCTCCCGATCAAGTGAAGTGAAGTTAATGAGTTACAGACAGAGAAGTAGAAGAACCGAGTTCgtttgtgtgcgtgcgtgcgtgagAGTGAGTGAAGAAATGAGAGAGTTTTGAGTTGAAGTGGCGTAcgagataaacaaaaaaaaaaacgctaattaaaaatgcaacctgtaaatCGAACGAAGGAGATTTTGGATAGAATTCTctcaataaaaatatgaaagataGTGTAAAACATTGAAGGTAGATCTAGGCGTTGTTAGTTTGCTTTGCAATTGATGACTTTCAATGTATTTGTTGATGATATTTGATTTTCATGCGATCTAATCCACCCGTAAAGAGATACAATGAGATAAAAGTTCGCTTGCGGAAGAGTCACAGGTACGCACACCCTGTACTTGTTGTATCAAAATCCAAGACCTAAGAAAAccgacggacgcagcgcaatgccaccgttgctagaaattcggccacggctcgcggaactgcaacctcccgccccgctgtgtgaagtgcggtgaatgaCACGTAGGTGTGCATTGTCGTACAAGGCGAACTTGGGGGACAAGacagagcaaaccaaggcgcgcatcgattgcgccaactgtggaggtaaccatgctagcaactaccgtggaccatgcccatgaagagtatcggggccgcatTTAAAAAGCGGATGCAGGTGTCATGGTCCAGTTTATCCCTTAGTTATTGTTGAGGAATATctagaaaaaaatggtacaggGCTAAAtgatttatattaatttttccacaaaaactaaattttcaaaatacgtatttttttttttatatgttttaggagaccaaaacccgcaacttttgagttaTAGAGACGTatggcaaaaatttttttttccaagttatgatttttgaaaaaaaaaaaaattatatttatgtaattttattttatttttttcgattttaaaaaaagtgaccatttctgaaaatatttttttcgaaaagtcaaaaaaaaattgctatgaaattgtcaaagagatattgaagataagacctctggttgctgagatacagcggttaaaaaaaaaaagaaacaataaaattattacgtctttttgaaattttattcttagagatataagcttaattaacatatttatttttaaaaccgctgaatTTTCACAAGAGTTGTACTtaggtcaatatgaagactcttatgtaaaattgtctggaaatcgattcccactatcagttttcaaaactttgacgTTTAGatcgctttaaaaaaaagtttaagtaaatgttttttttaggagagacaaaccatcctgcatttttcgtgagtctttttgtaacatcttaagcATTtcctaaacaattttgaacgaaaaaaaaaaacgtaacatcacctttaaatttaacttataaacttaaaaattgcaaaatctttctttcagtgtatttttttcagaaagcccgtcaaatttacttcaagtttgtctttgaccactttctgatacgatgcaacggctttgagttacagtaatttttaaaatcttgatttgagctggaatagggtactaaagccccatgtaattttttatgtacaacggtaaaaaacacgattaaaaaccatttctgatcactttttttcattttaacgcaaaatttttttttgtcaagacaacattttttcgatggatcaactatggtccccttgaaaagagctgtcaagtaggagcttttctgtcaagaaggaccgcggggttaatttttcataattgattcaaaaatccatttttaactctttgtggtcgtgcaatgggtcattgtactcagaaaaataagctttatcgctgtaaacaataatatcagcaatctaagcttcattttaggacccaattgctcaTCTTGAaaatcagtaaagtacttttcgattgtaaattcaatttcaaattaaaaaaaataggtaaaaaaatatttatgaaatttccCGTTTTTTCCCTcaaacactatttaaaaaaaaaagaaaaaaaaaaaaaacaaatatataaCTCAGTGGcagaatttttgaccatacttttctatggctctaaagttgcggattttacatattttgggaattatttcccaactgacgacctttggattgtgagtcaacCTGGGTTTGACAATCATCACATTTatatgacgaaatccagtccgcAGCCCGCTAAGACCAGcatctccatgcgaatgtgaatcggaaaaagttgccttgacccctcttcgattcgcgagaaactttgttctaaagggtaacttttgtccctgatcacgattccgaggtccgtttttcggtatttagtgacggaggggcgatacgaccTATTGCATTTTTTAACATCTGAAGAAAGAtgagtttttcaataatttgcagccctgaaacggtgatgagagaGAAATTTGGTTGGACTTTTATGCAAagttggacgcccgatttgatggcgttattccgaaaaaaatatttttgatcgaaaaaattCATAAGCTGTTTTAAAAACCATCGCCATTTGCATTATTCAGTTGTAAAAAAATTGGGACATGTTATttaaaggaaaatttaatgtacctttcgaatctgcaataacccagaagggtatttttttcattaactcTCTAAAGCCCAGAactgtttgcttatcgtaaaaatagtagggaaactataccctttctcagcctatttctattatcggcctatcagcactttgatcatgaattacagcttatataaagtgtttttgactgttccaaagtaataaatagctcaaataaaagtgagcaagcaactctccattgttgaaacatctgaaaatgttgatttaatagcagaaacggcaaaagtgatgagaattggtcgaacggcttagtgtgattaaaatgggtatatttcccctaaatggCTAAA from Culex quinquefasciatus strain JHB chromosome 3, VPISU_Cqui_1.0_pri_paternal, whole genome shotgun sequence includes:
- the LOC6050735 gene encoding LOW QUALITY PROTEIN: COP9 signalosome complex subunit 3 (The sequence of the model RefSeq protein was modified relative to this genomic sequence to represent the inferred CDS: inserted 1 base in 1 codon), giving the protein MASPLEHYVNHVRTMSSAGNFRELVEYLLESTELLAKNGNILDNVLETLDIQQHSLGVLFVLVIKFSEPNNHDDTENVLRVVREFITLCNGEQVRFATQPYFELCHQFTSALVKNKQYTIQGIQVLALAVEKIRMFDTQLTPVHADLCQLCLCAKVFSPALRFLDTDVTAIANTEDSNHDTKYFLLYYYYGGMLYTAVKNYERALYFFEVAVSTPALAMSHIMLESYXKYILVSLILHGKVVPIPKYSSQVISRFMKPLSHAYHDLSSAYNSSNSDEVRNVVNKYRDSFLRDTNMGLVKQVVSSLYKKNIQRLTKTFLTLSLADVASRVQLSGPAEAERYILNMIKSGEIFASINQKDGMVVFKDDPEKYDSPVMFHKVQQEITRVMGLNKQILKMEEDIMLNPVYVKKSMGNQEDDVIGGQHSKSYSGDPTE